The Clostridium botulinum BKT015925 genome includes the window TTCTTCCTATCTTTATAACATCTTCATTTAGTTTAGCTTTGGCTGTTCCTTTAGGACTACCAACAAAAGCAATTTTAGGTGATACAAAGGACCTATTTATAACTTTGCACAAGGCACAATCTACAGTATTCTCAGGTTTAGTCTTTCCTTCTATAAATTTTATAGGAATATACCTGTTAAGATGTCCAATTACATCTTTTTCTATTTTTCCTCCATCTTCAACACTAGGTTGTAATATAACACTGCCTATAGGAGCTTGGTTATTTAACGCAAATACATGATTATTACTTAATATATATAAATACTTATCAGCTACTAAACATCCTGCTGTTCCACTACTCTTCTTTAATATATTTCCTACACTATAACCATTTAGAACCGGGCGAATTCTCGTTCTTAAAGAATTACATACAGGCATTTCACATTCATTTACATCCGTTTGAAACCCTTTATAACATCTAGGTATTATTTCATTACTTAATAATTCACTACAAGGTACTTTTTTAATTACAAATACGGCAATGCATTTCTGATTAGTATAAAATCCATTTATCATTTTATACCCCAGTGCTACTCCTATTACATAGGGTTTATCTAAAAAATACTCGTACTCATTTTTACATATATTTGAAATCATATCTTCCTGTAAAAGATTTTTCTCATTAAAATTAATAATATCACCTTCATTTCATATATAGTGTTTTAATTAAGTTTAATTAAATATAAGACTTAATATATATATAATATGAAGGATATATTGATTAAGTGAGTGGATGGTAAAGGATAGTTATGACTTGCACCGTTTTACTTTTTTATCAAAGTTTATAAGTACTTATAAACTTTCGTACCTTATGCTACATAACCTTTTCCACATCTGATAAATCTTCATAAACTTTTGTTTCTTTTAAGTAAAATATTACAAGTGGAATTATCATAATAAC containing:
- a CDS encoding trypsin-like peptidase domain-containing protein, which gives rise to MISNICKNEYEYFLDKPYVIGVALGYKMINGFYTNQKCIAVFVIKKVPCSELLSNEIIPRCYKGFQTDVNECEMPVCNSLRTRIRPVLNGYSVGNILKKSSGTAGCLVADKYLYILSNNHVFALNNQAPIGSVILQPSVEDGGKIEKDVIGHLNRYIPIKFIEGKTKPENTVDCALCKVINRSFVSPKIAFVGSPKGTAKAKLNEDVIKIGRTTALTTGKIKYLSATFEVDCLYVDKPALFKDQIITTKMAGPGDSGALLLNKDNYAVGLLIGSNSNLVAFNPIEAVLDSLKVKLVTA